A window of Choloepus didactylus isolate mChoDid1 chromosome 21, mChoDid1.pri, whole genome shotgun sequence contains these coding sequences:
- the LOC119518175 gene encoding bicaudal D-related protein homolog, producing the protein MRLGHWRAGRGHPRPRPGAPHPGKSQVTAPSSVSLLRSPESQVAGALGDTQTEPSLDQVLQERDEAIANRKRAVEAELDACRAKLRAVEAQLLEVVEEKLRLRQEVEAWEEDMQQLVRQQVQSQLQREAEDARGAQVDPGAARPLGARFSLGRWGRWW; encoded by the exons ATGAGACTGGGGCACTGGAGGGCAGGTAGAGGACACCCTAGACCCCGCCCCGGGGCACCTCATCCAGGCAAGTCCCAGGTCACCGCCCCCTCCTCCGTCAGCCTGCTACGGAGCCCAGAATCCCAAGTGGCTGGAGCACTGGGGGACACGCAGACAGAGCCTTCGCTGGACCAAGTCCTCCAGGAACGGGATGAAGCCATTGCCAA CAGGAAGCGGGCGGTGGAGGCTGAGCTGGACGCGTGCAGGGCCAAGCTGCGAGCTGTGGAGGCCCAGCTGCTGGAGGTCGtggaggagaaactgaggctgaggcaGGAGGTGGAGGCTTGGGAG GAGGACATGCAGCAGCTGGTGAGGCAGCAGGTCCAGAGTCAGCTGCAGAGAGAGGCCGAGGACGCTCGGGGAGCCCAGGTGGACCCCGGAGCTGCCAGGCCTCTTGGGGCCCGATTCTCCCTGGGTCGGTGGGGGCGTTGGTGGTGA
- the ABHD11 gene encoding protein ABHD11 isoform X2, protein MGGLGPPVPASRGCPLLPVAAVAAAPSPGRCRFPTRFWTGSRPTRPSSFCTGSSAAKPTSTPSPRPWPSRQVLTVDARNHGDSPHSPNMSYEAMSQDLQDLLPQLGLVPCVLVGHSMGGKTAMLLALQRPELVERLIAVDISPAETTSVSDLPTYMAAMRAIDIPAEVPRSRARKLADEQLSPVIKDMAVRQFLLTNLVEVDGRFVWRVNLDALAQHVDAIMAFPPLQDAYPGPTLFLLGGNSQYVHPSHHPEIRRLFPQAQMQTVPDAGHWIHADRPQDFVAAIRGFLLPPGGQGSSSSWTDGFFDGPTGSAGTLTDGVDGDSLLRRSLPCTRTFFPFVFNKYEERGGTLRLSTSHFHP, encoded by the exons ATGGGGGGCCTGGGCCCTCCCGTTCCGGCTTCTCGAGGGTGTCCATTGCTCCCAGtagcggcggtggcggcggcgccGAGCCCAG GCCGCTGCCGCTTTCCTACACGCTTCTGGACGGGGAGCCGTCCCACCCGGCCCTCGTCTTTCTGCACGGGCTCTTCGGCTGCAAAACCAACTTCAACTCCATCGCCAAGGCCCTGGCCCAGCAGACAG GTGCTGACGGTGGATGCTCGGAACCATGGTGACAGCCCCCACAGCCCCAACATGAGCTATGAAGCCATGAGCCAGGACCTGCAGGACCTCCTGCCCCAGCTGGGCCTGGTGCCCTGCGTCCTCGTTGGCCACAGCATGGGAGGCAAGACGGCCATGCTGCTGGCACTGCAGAGG CCAGAGCTGGTGGAGCGTCTGATTGCCGTGGACATCAGCCCAGCGGAGACCACATCCGTCTCAGACTTACCGACCTACATGGCAGCCATGAGGGCTATAGACATCCCGGCTGAGGTGCCCCGTTCCCGTGCCCGCAAACTGGCGGACGAGCAGCTCAGCcctgtcatcaag GACATGGCCGTGCGGCAGTTCTTGCTCACCAACCTGGTGGAGGTGGACGGGCGCTTCGTTTGGAGGGTGAACTTGGATGCCTTGGCCCAGCATGTGGACGCCATCATGGCCTTCCCCCCGCTACAGGACGCCTACCCAGGGCCAACCCTCTTCCTCCTTGGTGGCAACTCCCAATACGTGCA CCCCAGCCACCACCCTGAGATTAGGCGGCTCTTCCCTCAAGCCCAGATGCAGACTGTGCCAGATGCTGGCCACTGGATCCACGCTGACCGCCCACAGGACTTTGTGGCTGCCATCCGAGGCTTCCTATT GCCCCCAGGAGGCCAGGGCTCCTCCAGCAGCTGGACTGACGGCTTCTTTGATGGACCCACAG GATCAGCTGGAACCTTGACTGATGGAGTTGATGGGGACTCCTTATTGAGACGGAGTCTCCCCTGTACAAggacttttttcccttttgtatttAACAAGTATGAGGAGAGGGGAGGTACTTTGAGACTTTCTACCTCCCACTTTCACCCATAG
- the ABHD11 gene encoding protein ABHD11 isoform X3, giving the protein MLRWARVWSVPHGGPGPSRSGFSRVSIAPSSGGGGGAEPRPLPLSYTLLDGEPSHPALVFLHGLFGCKTNFNSIAKALAQQTGRRVLTVDARNHGDSPHSPNMSYEAMSQDLQDLLPQLGLVPCVLVGHSMGGKTAMLLALQRPELVERLIAVDISPAETTSVSDLPTYMAAMRAIDIPAEVPRSRARKLADEQLSPVIKDMAVRQFLLTNLVEVDGRFVWRVNLDALAQHVDAIMAFPPLQDAYPGPTLFLLGGNSQYVHPSHHPEIRRLFPQAQMQTVPDAGHWIHADRPQDFVAAIRGFLLPPGGQGSSSSWTDGFFDGPTGRWHF; this is encoded by the exons ATGCTCCGCTGGGCTCGAGTCTGGAGCGTCCCCCATGGGGGGCCTGGGCCCTCCCGTTCCGGCTTCTCGAGGGTGTCCATTGCTCCCAGtagcggcggtggcggcggcgccGAGCCCAG GCCGCTGCCGCTTTCCTACACGCTTCTGGACGGGGAGCCGTCCCACCCGGCCCTCGTCTTTCTGCACGGGCTCTTCGGCTGCAAAACCAACTTCAACTCCATCGCCAAGGCCCTGGCCCAGCAGACAGGTCGGAGG GTGCTGACGGTGGATGCTCGGAACCATGGTGACAGCCCCCACAGCCCCAACATGAGCTATGAAGCCATGAGCCAGGACCTGCAGGACCTCCTGCCCCAGCTGGGCCTGGTGCCCTGCGTCCTCGTTGGCCACAGCATGGGAGGCAAGACGGCCATGCTGCTGGCACTGCAGAGG CCAGAGCTGGTGGAGCGTCTGATTGCCGTGGACATCAGCCCAGCGGAGACCACATCCGTCTCAGACTTACCGACCTACATGGCAGCCATGAGGGCTATAGACATCCCGGCTGAGGTGCCCCGTTCCCGTGCCCGCAAACTGGCGGACGAGCAGCTCAGCcctgtcatcaag GACATGGCCGTGCGGCAGTTCTTGCTCACCAACCTGGTGGAGGTGGACGGGCGCTTCGTTTGGAGGGTGAACTTGGATGCCTTGGCCCAGCATGTGGACGCCATCATGGCCTTCCCCCCGCTACAGGACGCCTACCCAGGGCCAACCCTCTTCCTCCTTGGTGGCAACTCCCAATACGTGCA CCCCAGCCACCACCCTGAGATTAGGCGGCTCTTCCCTCAAGCCCAGATGCAGACTGTGCCAGATGCTGGCCACTGGATCCACGCTGACCGCCCACAGGACTTTGTGGCTGCCATCCGAGGCTTCCTATT GCCCCCAGGAGGCCAGGGCTCCTCCAGCAGCTGGACTGACGGCTTCTTTGATGGACCCACAG GACGTTGGCACTTCTGA
- the ABHD11 gene encoding protein ABHD11 isoform X1 yields MLRWARVWSVPHGGPGPSRSGFSRVSIAPSSGGGGGAEPRPLPLSYTLLDGEPSHPALVFLHGLFGCKTNFNSIAKALAQQTGRRVLTVDARNHGDSPHSPNMSYEAMSQDLQDLLPQLGLVPCVLVGHSMGGKTAMLLALQRPELVERLIAVDISPAETTSVSDLPTYMAAMRAIDIPAEVPRSRARKLADEQLSPVIKDMAVRQFLLTNLVEVDGRFVWRVNLDALAQHVDAIMAFPPLQDAYPGPTLFLLGGNSQYVHPSHHPEIRRLFPQAQMQTVPDAGHWIHADRPQDFVAAIRGFLLPPGGQGSSSSWTDGFFDGPTGSAGTLTDGVDGDSLLRRSLPCTRTFFPFVFNKYEERGGTLRLSTSHFHP; encoded by the exons ATGCTCCGCTGGGCTCGAGTCTGGAGCGTCCCCCATGGGGGGCCTGGGCCCTCCCGTTCCGGCTTCTCGAGGGTGTCCATTGCTCCCAGtagcggcggtggcggcggcgccGAGCCCAG GCCGCTGCCGCTTTCCTACACGCTTCTGGACGGGGAGCCGTCCCACCCGGCCCTCGTCTTTCTGCACGGGCTCTTCGGCTGCAAAACCAACTTCAACTCCATCGCCAAGGCCCTGGCCCAGCAGACAGGTCGGAGG GTGCTGACGGTGGATGCTCGGAACCATGGTGACAGCCCCCACAGCCCCAACATGAGCTATGAAGCCATGAGCCAGGACCTGCAGGACCTCCTGCCCCAGCTGGGCCTGGTGCCCTGCGTCCTCGTTGGCCACAGCATGGGAGGCAAGACGGCCATGCTGCTGGCACTGCAGAGG CCAGAGCTGGTGGAGCGTCTGATTGCCGTGGACATCAGCCCAGCGGAGACCACATCCGTCTCAGACTTACCGACCTACATGGCAGCCATGAGGGCTATAGACATCCCGGCTGAGGTGCCCCGTTCCCGTGCCCGCAAACTGGCGGACGAGCAGCTCAGCcctgtcatcaag GACATGGCCGTGCGGCAGTTCTTGCTCACCAACCTGGTGGAGGTGGACGGGCGCTTCGTTTGGAGGGTGAACTTGGATGCCTTGGCCCAGCATGTGGACGCCATCATGGCCTTCCCCCCGCTACAGGACGCCTACCCAGGGCCAACCCTCTTCCTCCTTGGTGGCAACTCCCAATACGTGCA CCCCAGCCACCACCCTGAGATTAGGCGGCTCTTCCCTCAAGCCCAGATGCAGACTGTGCCAGATGCTGGCCACTGGATCCACGCTGACCGCCCACAGGACTTTGTGGCTGCCATCCGAGGCTTCCTATT GCCCCCAGGAGGCCAGGGCTCCTCCAGCAGCTGGACTGACGGCTTCTTTGATGGACCCACAG GATCAGCTGGAACCTTGACTGATGGAGTTGATGGGGACTCCTTATTGAGACGGAGTCTCCCCTGTACAAggacttttttcccttttgtatttAACAAGTATGAGGAGAGGGGAGGTACTTTGAGACTTTCTACCTCCCACTTTCACCCATAG